Proteins encoded in a region of the Pelmatolapia mariae isolate MD_Pm_ZW linkage group LG16_19, Pm_UMD_F_2, whole genome shotgun sequence genome:
- the mapre3a gene encoding microtubule-associated protein RP/EB family member 3a has protein sequence MAVNVYATSVSIDNLSRHDMLAWVNDSLHLTYTKIEQLCSGAAYCQFMDMLFPGCILLKKVKFQAKLEHEFIHNFKVLQAAFKRMSVDKIIPVEKLVKGKFQDNFEFVQWFKKFFDANYDGKEYDPLLARQGQDVAPPPNPGPQRTSPTVPKNMPTPQRVQHNTPALRKNPTLSRNGGSDAEIMELNQQLMELKLTVDGLEKERDFYFSKLRDIELICQEHESENNPILSRIIDILYATEEGFAPPDDEDLDEQAHLDQDEY, from the exons ATGGCAGTGAATGTTTACGCAACATCTGTGTCCATTGACAACCTCAGCCGACATGATATGCTGGCGTGGGTCAACGACTCTTTGCATCTCACTTACACCAAGATTGAACAGCTCTGTTCAG GAGCGGCGTATTGCCAGTTTATGGACATGTTGTTTCCGGGGTGCATTCTTCTGAAGAAGGTCAAATTTCAAGCCAAGCTGGAGCATGAGTTTATACACAACTTCAAAGTTCTTCAGGCAGCTTTTAAACGGATGAGTGTCGACAAA ATAATTCCTGTAGAAAAGCTTGTAAAAGGGAAATTCCAGGACAACTTTGAATTTGTGCAGTGGTTCAAGAAGTTCTTCGACGCCAACTATGACGGCAAGGAGTATGACCCTTTACTAGCCAGACAGGGGCAGGATGTGGCCCCTCCCCCCAATCCAG GACCACAGAGGACATCCCCAACAGTTCCCAAAAACATGCCAACACCACAGCGGGTCCAGCATAACACTCCAGCCTTGAGGAAGAATCCGACTTTGTCAAGAAATGGGGGCAGTGATGCTGAAATCATGGAGCTAAATCAACAG TTGATGGAGTTGAAGTTGACTGTAGATGGCCTTGAGAAGGAAAGAGACTTCTACTTCAGCAAACTACGGGATATCGAGCTGATCTGCCAGGAGCACGAGAGTGAAAACAACCCCATTCTCAGCAGGATAATTGACATTCTCTACGCAACAGAG